The uncultured Desulfobulbus sp. genome window below encodes:
- a CDS encoding GNAT family N-acetyltransferase — MEIKKLDPLISDELLGIFIQGYNNPPWNDQWDIDKARVYLKAFIGDPCFIGYSAYQKELLIGACLGTRRYWWKGDEYYIHEIFIDKSHQRQGIGTSFMNQIQSDLLQKNIRTITLLTDRGTPADEFYEKNGFGSSDRLVFKYKNF; from the coding sequence ATGGAAATCAAAAAACTAGATCCATTAATTAGTGATGAATTACTGGGTATCTTCATTCAAGGATATAATAACCCACCTTGGAATGATCAATGGGATATCGATAAGGCTAGAGTTTATTTGAAAGCGTTTATTGGTGACCCGTGTTTTATTGGTTATTCAGCATACCAAAAGGAATTACTGATTGGGGCTTGTTTGGGTACAAGAAGATATTGGTGGAAAGGGGACGAATATTATATTCATGAAATTTTTATTGATAAGTCACATCAAAGGCAGGGAATTGGTACTTCTTTTATGAATCAGATACAGTCAGATTTACTACAGAAAAATATTAGGACGATTACTCTACTTACTGATAGAGGTACACCAGCTGATGAATTTTACGAGAAAAATGGTTTTGGAAGTAGTGATAGGTTGGTTTTTAAATACAAAAATTTTTAA